The Dokdonia donghaensis DSW-1 DNA window CAGAGTAAATCTCCGCTAGCACTAAGCCTCACTGCCCAGAAGTCATAACTTCCTTGCGAGTCTGATATGTCAAAGTCGTTACTCTCTGAGTTACCTACCATAAGTATCCCGCCATCTGGTGCTTGTAAAGCCTCATATGATCTATCGTTATTTGTGCCTCCATAATACCTTCTCCACACTAGGTTACCGTTTGCGTCCAGTTTATGACCCCAAAACTCTCCTACGCCGTGTAGCGTAGCACGCGTATTATCGTTTGTGTTATTTGGGTCTTGTAAACCGTCATTACCTTCTCCTTGAGATGCTGTTACGTCTAGAAACCCTGAGGTAAAGAAGCCACCATCTGTAGTCTGTATGAGTCCATATGCCTGATCTGAACCCGAAAAGCCATAGCTCTTCTGCCAGAGTATATTTCCTTGTGCATCAAGTTTTGCAATCCAGTGATCATAAAAACCTGCATTTTCTGTCATATCACCATCGCTGCTCTCGCTGTAGCCTAGTATGGCATATCCTCCATCTGTGGTTGTAATTACTTTTGTGCCTCGGCTATCCTCACTGCCGCCATAAGTTTTTGACCACTCTATGGCACCATCTTGATCTGCCTTAACAAGCCACAGTTTATTAATCTGGCTGTCATTATCTGTCACGTCACCATCTACACTTTGTGTATGGCCTAAAGCAGCAAACCCTCCATCTGGAGTCACTGTAATGGCTTGAAAGGTATCAACCTGGCTTCCGCCATAAATGCTTGTGTATTGCACGGTAAAACCTTCTTCTGGAGTGACGGTATCGTCTGTGTTTACTACATCATCTGTTATCGTGATATCGTCTGTAAGAAGTTCTTCATCATCTTTACAAGCAATGGCAAGGATGAGGAGTATACAAAGGGAATAAGTACGCTTTCGCGAAAGCGTAAACCACATCATATTTATAAATTTATTTTTTTTCATAATTAAGTGCCAGATTTACGAATGATAAAGAGGCCCCGAGAGATATCTGAAATGATAATGTTACCACTATCAAAATAAGGGTAAACACTCCAAGCCCCACTAAACTCTGTAGCATCATTTTCTGGGTGTGTGTCAAAAGAACCAATATCTGTTATACTCTCGAGACTACTGCCGCTTATATCTGCAATGCGTAGCCCTGCGGTGTAATTAGTTAAGTATAAATCAAAATCTTTTACATAAAGATTGTGGTCTATGGCCTGTGTAGGGCCAAAATATGGACCGGTGTAAACGGGGTTGTCTAGATCTGTAAGATCAAATACGAGTGTTCTTGAGTTGAATCCGAATTCGGTTTCATCAAACTCATCATTTGCATAGTAAATTGTATGGCTCTCATCAAACCAGCCTTGATGTATGTAGCCTACATTATCTTGATTTACGGTGGCGATAAGTTGTGGGTTATCTTTATCTGTCACATCTGCTATGACTACAACATCTTCATTACTGGCGAGTAAAATCTCTCGCCCTACATAATCTATATCTGGACCGTTGTAAGTCACTACTTGGGCGTCGTGTGTATAACCAGATCCTTCATAACCCCCTGCTGCAGTAGGACTCGTGGGTGTACTTATATCTATAAAATGAGGACCTCCTAAAAATGTTTCTGTACCTACAACATATGCAAAACCTGAATCTTCATTTATAACAATATTATGGGCGTTGCCTATGTCTGTGTATAGTGCATCTGCATCAAAGGTTATGGGTGTGTTTTGTGCATTACGCAATCTTGTGAGGTCAAAAACTTGCATCCCGTGGTTTGCTGCCTCACTCACAATAAATGCGTGGTCATTATACACCTTAATATCTCTCCATCTTGAGTTTATAGATGCCGTAGGGAGTTTACCTATAATGGTAGGGTTTTGAGCATTTGTTATATCTATAAAAATGGTGCTCACCTGGCCTCCTAGAATAGCATATTCTCGTGATGTTGTAGCATCTGTCCAGCCCCAGATGTCATTAAAGCCTGGTTCTCCTATAGTCTCTCGTGATAGATGCGACATAAGATCATAGTTTGCACAAGGGTAGATATCTGCCATTCCATTATCGCAGGGTGTGCGTACAAGTATATCTGTAACTACTTGTTCTGGTGTGGTAGGCTCTTCGGGTACTGGTAACCCTGTAGCATCATCATCTTTACAAGAGAGAACGAGAAGTGCTAGAATGAGTATGTAAGAGGTTATCTTCATTGTACAATTAGTCGTGTAGTGCTGTGTTCTGTTTTTACAAAGTAAACACCTTTATTTAATTCTCTAACAGATATGGTGCCATCCTCAAGGAGTGTCTTTGCAATAACTATTTGTCCAAGAACATTGTAAATCTTTACATCGCCTATAGTTTTATTACTAGAAAGATGTACTTCATCTATTGCAGGATTTGGGTATATGGCTACCGAGATATCTTGGTTATCTATATCATTAACGCCTAGAGAGCTGTTTTGTTTTACAAGAAAAAAACCACCGCCTCCACTTAGCACGATGTTACCACTCTCAAAATAAGGATATACATTCCAAAGTCCGCCACCAAATCCCGCCGAATCATTTGCAGGATAAGTGTCAAAGAAGCCCATCTCTTCTATACTACCATTTTCTATACCTGAAATATTGATAAGTCTCATCCCTGCACGATAGTTTGATAAATAAAAAAGATCACCTAGTACATAGCCGTTGTGGTCTATTGCCTCAGTGGGGCCTTCATACTCAAAAGACAATACAGGGTTGTCAAGATCATTAAAGTCAAAAACAATAGTTCTAGTGTTAAAACCAAAGTCTATTTCATCTGTTTCATCACCTAGTAAAAAGTATCTTTGGTCTTCTGTAAACCAGCCTTGATGTGTATAGCCTATAGTAGGGTAGGTAATTGTTGAAATCTCAACGGGATTAGCTTTATCTGTTATATCTACAAGTGCGACAATATTTGCATTGCTTCCTATAAGTATTTCTCTACCTGTATAATCTGTGTCTGGACCGCTATAAGTTACTACCTGTGCATCGTGACTGTAATTGTTAAGCCCATAACCTCCAGCTGCCGTAGGATTTGTGGGGTCAGAAATATCTATGAAATGAGGTCCTCCGTTAAAGGTTTGTGTACCCACGGCATATGCATATCCGCTCTCAGGATTGATTACAATATTATGTGCATTACCAAAGCCATCATAGTG harbors:
- a CDS encoding choice-of-anchor B family protein, with product MKITSYILILALLVLSCKDDDATGLPVPEEPTTPEQVVTDILVRTPCDNGMADIYPCANYDLMSHLSRETIGEPGFNDIWGWTDATTSREYAILGGQVSTIFIDITNAQNPTIIGKLPTASINSRWRDIKVYNDHAFIVSEAANHGMQVFDLTRLRNAQNTPITFDADALYTDIGNAHNIVINEDSGFAYVVGTETFLGGPHFIDISTPTSPTAAGGYEGSGYTHDAQVVTYNGPDIDYVGREILLASNEDVVVIADVTDKDNPQLIATVNQDNVGYIHQGWFDESHTIYYANDEFDETEFGFNSRTLVFDLTDLDNPVYTGPYFGPTQAIDHNLYVKDFDLYLTNYTAGLRIADISGSSLESITDIGSFDTHPENDATEFSGAWSVYPYFDSGNIIISDISRGLFIIRKSGT
- a CDS encoding choice-of-anchor B family protein, yielding MRLQITLNILLAILFTLFQVTLLSSQTPCENGMAGEFPCFGFDLQDRLSEADLNTTFVNDSWGWTNPDDGKEYAIIGLRNGTAFVDISNPNEIVLIGTLPTHTTESVWRDIKVYENHAYIVSEANGHGMQVFDLTRLTDITATPVTFTEDAHYDGFGNAHNIVINPESGYAYAVGTQTFNGGPHFIDISDPTNPTAAGGYGLNNYSHDAQVVTYSGPDTDYTGREILIGSNANIVALVDITDKANPVEISTITYPTIGYTHQGWFTEDQRYFLLGDETDEIDFGFNTRTIVFDFNDLDNPVLSFEYEGPTEAIDHNGYVLGDLFYLSNYRAGMRLINISGIENGSIEEMGFFDTYPANDSAGFGGGLWNVYPYFESGNIVLSGGGGFFLVKQNSSLGVNDIDNQDISVAIYPNPAIDEVHLSSNKTIGDVKIYNVLGQIVIAKTLLEDGTISVRELNKGVYFVKTEHSTTRLIVQ